The region AGACGCCGCCGCTTCATCACACGTATGGCAGCGGACGCCACTGGCATGGCACTGGCTGCTCTTCTCGGCCACCGCCTATGCCTTCGTCACGTGGTATGTGAAGAGGCAGTGGGACTTACTCCCATTTTATGGCCCTGAGGTCTTCGTCCTCAGCGTCACCGTTGCTTGGCTGAGTGAGGTCTCTTTCTGGTGTGGCCTGAATGTTGGATCTGAATCCACCGTGGCGCTTGGGTTTGGGAGAGGGgggtgggtgaaggaaatatgccctagaggcaataataaagttgttattttatatttccttatatcatgataaatgtttattattcatctagaattgtattaaccagaaacttgatacatgtgtgaatacatagacaaaacaccgtgtccctagtatgcctctacttgactagctcgttgatcaaagatggttaaagtttcctagccatggacatgtgttgttatttgatcaacggggtcacatcattaggagaatgatgtgatggacaagacccatccgttagcttagataatgatcgttcagttttttgctactgttttcttcatgttaaatacatattcctctgactatgagattatgcaactcccggacactagaggaatgccttgtgtgctatcaaatgtcacaacgtaactcggtgattataaagatgctctacatataTCTCCGaacgtgtttgttgggttggcatagatcgagattaggatttgtcactccaagtatcgaagaggtatctctggaccttctcgataatgcacatcatatgaagccttgcaagcaatgtgactaatgagttagttgcgggatgatgcattacggaatgagtaaagagacttgccggtaacgagattaaactaggtataaaGATATCGACGGTTGAATCTCGggcagtaacacaccgatgacaaagggaataacgtatgttgatattgcagtccgaccgataaagatcttcgtagaatatgtgggaaccaatatgagcatccaggtttcgctattggttattgatcggagaggcgtctcggtcatgtctacatagttctcgaacccgtagggtctgcatgcttaatgtttgatggcgatatgtattatatgagttatgtgttttggtgaccgaagattgtttggaatctcggatgagatcacggacatgacgaggattctcaaaatagtcaagaggtaaagattgatatattggacaatagtattcgaacaccggaatggttccggagtgttGCCGGTATTTATCGGAGTGTCGAGGGATTACCGGAACCTCCAGGgggagtaatgggccatatgggccataggggagaggcaaggcagcccacaagggggtgccccccccccatggggagtccgaattaaacaaggggagggggcgcgttcccctttccttctccctctccctctccttccccctccgatagaaggaaaggggggcgaataggactaggagtccaagtgggattCCTCCCCACTTGGCacgccctaggccggcctcctcccctctccctcctttatatacgggggtggggggcacctctaagcacatcaattgttcttaccCATTGTGGTGCTCCCCTCCACCGTATACTCCTCCAATCATATTgtcctagtgcttaggcgaagccctgcgcggatcacttcaccatcaccgtcaccacaccgtcgtgctgacgaaactctccctcgacactttgctggatcaagagttcgagggacgtcatcaagctgaatgtgtgcagaactcggaggtaccgtacattcggtgcttgattggttgaatcgagaagatgttcgactacatcaaccgtgttaagctaacgcttccgcttacggtctatgagggtatgtggacacactcttcccctctcgttgctatgcatctcctagatagatattgcctgagcgtaggattttttttaaaattgcatgctatgtttcccaacagtggggaGATGGGGCAGCAGGCTAGATGGAAGTAGGAAGGATGTTCCACGAGGGATTTTGGGAAGGGAAGCCGGCGATTTCGGCAACGAATAAGGATTTTTTCTAATGTGCGAGTGAGGCGGACGAAGGACGGGCGGACCATGGTCCGGTGGCAGGAAAAAGAACGCTACGCgttttttaagtagtagagatagagattacCATGGTCGTGGGTCAGTTCCAAAAAGGAAAGGATGGTGGTGGGTCAGGCTAGGGCAGACGGCGCACCAGTTTAAAAAAATAGGCGATCCTTTTCCGGAAGATGGAATCATATATCAATTGATCCTTCCATTTTAAAAAGTTATCAATCGACTCTTGTTTTCACTACTTTGAATCGTACTCAtccatattttttcaaaaaaaataaattttattggcttaaaatggagcatcaagaggatacaaacacaatgagcataCACCCGGCCTCTCCATAACTAGGATGCTCAAGCACGCACACAAAAACATACCAAAAATAGCAAAGACATATAAGACCAAAACTACGTGTAGGCaaggaaaaaataataataaacccCAAAGCTATTAGATCTGTGATGGGCAAACTAAAAGAATGACAATATCtgcaccaaccatctcatgacacGACACATATGACGAAGTTCTTCAACAGCAATGCCTTCAGAAAGGGAGCGATGCTCAAGCGCCGTTGTCATTGGATCCAAGCACGCAAGGCCAGATATAGGTTTTCACCCTAAAGAACCCATCCGAGCATCTTCGAGCAATGCCTCCAAGAAGGTAATGACGTTAATACATTGacattgccaggtataaccaactcAGGTCAGACCAAGGCTTTCACCCCGGAGCTCAACACTGGATGCTCAAGTGGAAGCACCAATGATGTCGTTCAAGTGTTGTCAGCACCACTTTTCCACAATCCTGACAGCTACATGCGATGTGCAACCACCATCTTTGCACAACAATTCCTTTGTGTCAGGCTGTTGTCTGTGGTTTACACATCGCCAAAATCAACCATTGAATCTGGATGAAGAAACCTCGCAAAGACCTTTCGGTGGCCACCGCAATCCAAAACGAGGCCATCACCGCAGCCTGAAGTTGCCACCATAGGGGCCAACACGGACTAAGCATCGTCGTTCCATCGCAAGGCTTCCGCGTCATGGGATGGCAACTGCCCCTCCGACTGTCATGGAATAATCCCAACTGGTTGTTGCCAGATCTGGTAGGACGTGGATAGCCACCAACATGAGAGGGACCAATCTCCAGCCCAAGCCTCATGGGCAGATGCCTCTACGAATGGGATCAAGTCGGCATCTCGTGGCTGCCACTAACGCTACCATGAGTAGGTACCTGCCCACTCAATCTGGATTTGAGCATGCTGACGAACAATACCAGAACCAAGGAAGGTTGGAAGGGGGAGAGGGGTACGGGACAGCGCACCGCCGCCGCCTTCCGCCGCCCGCCATTGGACAGTCTCCTCTGGCGGCGGCGAGGATTCTGGTGGTGGCCGACGGTTCTTTAGGTGGCGGCTGGGTGCGCCTCCAGAGTCGCCTAGAGCGACCCGGGAGGCTCGGGCGTTTCAGAAATGACCTGAGCAGAACTAATTCATATATATTTTCGAGTTGATTTCATGTTATAAGTTGCCCGCTCATTGTTGTATTACCTTTATTTAGTGATGTACATTTTATATATccaattttgaccttaatatgttcCTATAGGCCAATTCTATTTTTATCCAACCGATTACGCATTTTAATTCATAAAAATTTCTTCACGGTCAGTTTTACCATATCCAATTGCACCATCACAAGTGTAATTTGGCTTATAAGATGGTAGCCGTCGTAATTTCGCAACCCTAGCGTGGAACGCTTGATGTTCTAACACCAAAGCTTGATCTCTCGTGCCTCTTGATTCAAGATGCCCCATCATCGCCCCATGTGGTCATGTGGAGAGGCCGAATCGTCCGGAGGAGACCACATCGCGCTCACCAATCATTGCGACCGATATAATTTAGATAAAGTATATCTCTTGATAACAGTTATAAACTACTTGACATGGATGTTGTTTTTTCATGCATTTTAAATGTTTACAGATAACATTTATATAGGCATATATTGATTATTTTCATGTTTATATTAAAGGGCCCCTGTTCTAGTTTGGCCCCgagcccccaaaatctcaggaccagCCTTGAAGCTCCCTCCAAAATCCATCTCCATGTTTGCAAATATGTCGTGCGCTCCAAAATTTTAGCGATAGAGGCTGCTATGGCATAGGGTAATTCTTTTGGACTATATTTTTACCCCCTAGCCTCCATATTCTTGGCAATTATTATGGAATGAGGGGGTATATGGCTATTCCActgattttctctctttttttgaagGGAAAGCCTCATGGCACTTTATTCAGCTCGTGGCAAGGTTACATCAAAGAGTACATGCGATAACAAGAAGTTTGGGGCTTCATCTGCCCATTCATACGTAATACCTTGCTCATAGTTATACCTAGCTAAAAAATGTGCCAGCTTATTAGCTTCCCGCGGGCAATGCTGAAAGGAAACAAAAGGGATTCTATGCGCTAATTCAAAGCAGTCCACTAGGATGGGCATGTAAGGACTTCAGATTTCATTGCCACCTTTGAAAGCATCCACTAGTTCCAGGCAATCAGATTCCTTTACTCTGGAACATCCTCCATCAAAGAGCATCTTCAGACCCCGTTTTACTGCAAGCGCCTCTGCAATTTGTGCGTTCATAACATTCTGGATGGGCTGAGCCACTCCTACAATTGCTTGACCACGCCAGTTCCTCAATATAGTAGCAATTGCTCCGCTTCCACCTCAAAATATGTGGCGTCAGTGTTCATTTTGTAGTGACCTGGCAAAGGCTTCTCCCATCTTGCACTAGGTGCCACTGCTTTCGGCGGTTGCGTATGATTAATTGTTATTGTTTGAATAGCAAAAGCAGTATGCCCTGCACTCTTAATATTTTCACCCTTAACAGCTTCCCGACGTTCATACCAAATATACCATGCTGCTACGGCGATTGTCTCCTGCAGTCCGAGCTGACCAAGTACTGGGGATTTACTTATTGGGCTCCTGAGTAATTCTTCTAGTAACACCGAACCTGATCGATCAACACAAAGGACCGAACTCTGAGTAATTCCTCTTGCAATCCAAGTCTCCCCCACACCTCCTTTGCATGCTTGCAAGTGAAAATCAAGTGACGAATATCCTCAGGACCTGACTTACAGATTGGGCACTGGGGATTTACTTTGATGTGTCTGTTGCACAAAATGCACATGCCCGGGACAGTGCCATTTAGGGCTCGCCAGACAAATATTTTAACTTTTACTTGGTACCTGTAGCTTCCAGAGGATTTCCCATACTTGATTTGTTCTTGACATTCCGGCGGCGTCATTTCTTACTTTAGCACCAAACTGACGTTCCCACTCGATGTAATAGGCTGATCTAACAGAGAATGTGTGAGATTTCGTTCCATTCTAGGCCACAAAATCCTCAACCAGTGAGGATAGTGGAATTCTAAGAATTCTTTCGACATCAGTAGGAAGAAATATATTCCTTAAGAGGTCCTCATCCCACCACTCTGTTATAGGGTCAATTAGTTCATCCACATGTCATAGTAAAATACTTCCCTTCTGTGTCATAACCCTCCGAGTTGGACTGTCCGGGATCCAATGATTCTCCCATATATTGATGCTTGTTCCTGATCCCACTCTCCAGATATGACCCCTTCTAAAAGTTTGGAGTCCCGCCACAAGGCTCTGCCAAGTGAACGAAGCTCCCTTTTTTGGCCCTGCCTTTAACAAGTTCCCATTTGGATAGTATTTTGCCCTCAAAACTTGTGCACACAAAGTGTTAGGATGAGTAATAAGTCTCCAACTTTGTTTTGCAAACATTGCCAGATTGAAAGCATGTAAAACTCTAAATCCCATTCCACCCCTACTCTTTGGCACAAACATTCTCCACCTGGCAAACCAATGCATCCTCCTATGGTCATCTGTATCCCCCCACCAGAAAGAGGCCATTGCATCCGTCATCTCCTTACACACCTTCTTCGGGATTTTAAACACCGCCATTGCAAAGACCGGGATAGACTGGATGATGGCCTTCAATAAAATCTCCTTACCCCCCATGGATAGGATTTTTCTCTTTCCATCCTTTGAGCCTGTTCACAATTCTTTCCAGCAAGTATTCAAATCTCTCACTCTTATCTAGACCCACTATTGCAGGTAGTCCCAAGTATTTATCAGAGATGGCTTCTGTCATGATATTAAGGTGGTGTTTGTTTCTCTAGTCTTAGGATTTTTTTTAGTCCCTgggactttttgaaaaagactctcaaggaggtgcttctaaggacttttagcaaaaagtcccaaaaaagtcccatcatgtttggtttgctagggactttttctagtccctacaccaaaaagtccctgaaaacaaacaccccctaagTTCAGCACAAACTTGGGCTTTTACTTCCACTTCAACATTAGGACTGAAGAAAATGCTGCATTTACCTTCACTTACTAACTGTCCCGAACTCGCACAGTAGTCATCCAGCACCTGCCTCAAcaaggttgcattgatcatatcagCTTTCATGAGGATAAGGGAGTCATCAGCAAAAAGTAAATGAGACACTGATGATGCATTTCTGCACACCTTAACCCCTTCTATGCCACTGATTTTCTCTTAGTTAGTCTAGTTTGAAGCAATGCAAATGCTATATGCCGTTGCACACGTGCGCCCCTACATGGGTCACGCCCAATATTGGGGAGCCTAGCAATTTTTGTCTTTTCCGGTTTTTATATCCGGGCTTTCgtttgatctcttcattctctttaTTTATCTTGGTTTCTTTTCTGGATTTCTATTTTACCTATAGGCTTTTTTATTcaatttcctttttccttttgcTTTTTCTTCTTTACCTACTTTAGTtttatttttccttcctttctctTTTTCATTTTTATCAAATACTTTCAAAATATTTAAAAACTTTTGGGGAAAAATcgaacattttcataaaaaatacACTAACATATTTTGAAAGACCCGTAGACTTTTTAAATTTTTCATGTACACTTTTAAATTTCATGAATGTTTTTTCAACATGTGTGCATATTTTCAAACCACATGATCATCTTATATAATGGACGATATTTTTTTAAAAGTGTGAACACTTCTTAATAATTACATGAATATTTTAAAAATAGAAGAGCACTATTTATTAAATATGTAATATTTTAGAGTAGATGATTTTTTATAAATATTTGATCATTTTAAAATTAAATATTTATTTTCAAACCGTGAACGCTTCTTaaattacatgaacattttttaacataTTTGATGTTTTGAATTATATGAATTTTCCTTATAAATTGTGTGAACAATGTTTAAATTACATGAAAATAATttagatactactccctccgtccggaaatactcgtcaaggaaatggatgtatctagacacaggggcggagctacagggtgtccagggtgggccgcggcccaccctgaaATTTTGGGTCAGCCTATTATACATATAGATCTCTAACTGGGCCAGAGTTAAAACACGGCCCAACACAGTTCTCGGTTGACCCACGCAGCCACGCCAGTCCACATCGAGCATAGCCCTTCGTCCCGACGCGGCGATGCCCTCGCACGATACTGCTCGACCCCGACGCCCAGCCGCCTCGCCATCGCCGTTCCTCGTGACCTCGCTGTCCGTCGTTGGCCGGAGCCCAGCCGCCCGGCGCCCAGGATGCTCCCGCGGTTCCACCTTTCCTTCCCGTCCGCCCTGCCGCCCGTCCCTCTGGTCCGGCAGCGCCTCCCTGCACGTGCCCCTGCCCTGTGTGCGGCTGCGTTGTGCCCCTGCCGGCCGCCGGCGGCCGGCCGCCTGGCGCCCCTGCCCTTGCCCCCTTGCAAATCCGACGGTAGCCACTACCGCTCAGTCACCACACCAGCCCCTCGAATATCCCAATTAAAGGTATTGAAATACCCTAATTTCTGACTTAGGTTTGATTATATTCGCAAAAAGAAGACTTAGGTTTGATTTTTTTGCACTATGCCATCCAGTACGTGAATACATATATAATTTTGCACTAAATTTAATTGAGAACTTCAGTATGTTGTAAGACCATATTGATCTACTATTTCTTTATGATATTTTTAATTAGTTAGAATGTTCGATGTGATATTGCTTGGCAAAAAAAATAATTAGAGCGGACCACCCTGTTGTCagatgctagctccgccactgtttagacatattttagttctagatacattcacttttatcaatttctccgacgagtattttgagacggagggagtatatatcatgCAAGTTTTTTTTGGAGTGGAATATATATCATGCAAGTATGCGAGGTTGTTTTCGTCCCTTTTTAATTTTCCTTTTCCTGCATCTGCTGCAACCTGCAAGCCCACAACAATCGGGAAATTCTGCATTAGGCAGGCCCATATCGGTACCACATCACTCGGGAGATTTCGGGAGCACCTAATTAACGagtgctccttcgggagcctcgcaaggatcagcgccacttggcgcgctctcagccatttgccACATGTCGCGCTCTGGGCACTTCCTccagattttgtttttttatttttctgcatgcgtttttggctttttaaacgggttttttttacgttttggtttctaccggtcttccctagcttttcgaccaaatttttttttcaaaaaaaataatttttttgcgcaaaaaaacgcatttttttcgtgagagtcacggttttgttttcgcgagaggcacggttgtgctttcgtgagaggcacggccgtgccgcttgaaaacgaaaaaaaacatgttttctgttttttttctttcgcgagaggcacagttttgcttccgcgagagacatggttgtgctttcgcgagaggcacgggcgtgcctctatcGGAAAGgggaaaaacgtgttttctgtttttttttcgcaagaggcacggttttgcttccgcgagaggcacggccgggcctctttcggaaagggaaaaaacgtgttttctattttttttcatgagaggcacggctttgcttccgcgagaggcacggttgtgctttcgcgagaggcacgggcgtgcctcttttggaaagggaaaaaaacgcgttttctatttatttttcttttgcgtgaggcacgattttgcttccgcgagaggcatagtTATGCTTTTCACGATAGGCACGAGCGTGCCtccttcggaaagggaaaaaaacacgatttctgttttttttatttcacgagaggcacggttttgcttccgcgagaggcacagttgtgattTCGTTCAGAGGCACGGGCGGGCGTGCctttttcggaaagggaaaaaaaacccgtgttcccggttcggttttttcgtcggttttttcgtccggttttttcgtgaaaagaaagttcgtcaaaacctatcaacatgggatctagttttgaagatctcgacgcgaggaatccaacggtgaaagcggttcgagatttggacgcacggtttaagagataaaatgttttgaataaacgaatctacgaaaaaaaggaaaactcacaggttgcgacaagtggcgcacatgcagcgcgccacttgtcacaaccttGGAAAGTTGAAGTAatctccgcaaggagtactccttaactagtgatttcggagaaaatgaGCATCATCATAAAAACAGCTGATACAGAACGTTTCTCtctctcaaaaagaaaaaaaactgataCAGAACGTTTGCAGATAGTCACGCAGCCACCAGCCAGTCAGGCGGATATCTTGGGTACACTCAATGATGTATAGAAAGAACTGGATTTCAGTGAAGGAATCCTTGGGGTACAGTTTACAGAACGAAACACAGATAAACGACCTACTCCATTCTTCTCGCTGGTTGCTACCCCCTCCGATTCATATTACTTGTCACTGCTTTAGCTTCAGGAGTAGTAAATAATTTTACGAGCTCATCACTTGAGGAACCTCTTGAACCAGCCGGCAGAGCGCTTGGGGTACCGCTTCCGCCCATCGCCGTAGTCTACGTAGTGTAATCCGAAGCGCACCGTGTACCCAGTCGCCCACTCGAAGTTGTCCAGCAGCGACCACGCGAAGTACCCCTTCACGTTTGCCCCATCCCTGACAAATGCAAGCAATTAATCCACTGTCAGATAAGTATAAGGTTTTAAGGTTGTTGACAGAGTTGGAGTTGTCCGACCTGATCGCACTCAACAAGGCAACAAGGTGCATGTGGTGGTACTCTATCCTCGCATCGTCCTTCAGTGCTTCCGCGAGTGGTAGGCTCGTGTTGGTGGTGGTTTCACCGAGGCCTAGATCGCAGAGGCAAATAGTTCTGTAAGTTTAAGTTTCAGTATGTTTATGTTTCTATGAGAGGGAATATGCTCACCATTTTCGGTGATGTAGATGGTAGGATTGCCATACTTCTCCTTGACATAAAGCATCAGATCACGTAACCCTTGAGGGTAGACGTAGAGCCAAGGTAAACCAGTCTATATGCATGATATTTACGGAACCGAATCAGCACACATGAAAAATGTGGAAACAATTATGGAAGATTTGTTTCTATGTATGGAAGAGGCAAATTACCTGAAGACCTATGGGGGTGCCATTTCGAAATCCTAACATAATTGGAAAATTAGTATATATAGTAGAGATGGTAAAGCTGCAATATTTGTACTTTGAAATCGCACAAACAGTACACCTAAAATTTGATCCTAAAGGAAAATGATTGATCCAAGACTCACCGGTAAGATTAGCTCGGGCATCTGTATTGTAGCTCTTCAGGCCATTTGATGGTGGAAGGTTATCAGCATAGTTTGCAGTGTAGTAGTTGATACCAATGAAGTCGAATGCACCCTTGACCAATTTAGATTGTTGTTTGGTGAACCGCGGTAAGCGATCTCTGACAAGTCTTCTCATGCTCAGTGGGTAGTCTCCTCTGGTTAGGGGGTCCATAAACCTGCAGGCACTCCTGGCCAGTAAGATCATTTCCATCTAGACCATGACAACCAGAAAATGCGTGGATCACAGAGAACTTACCATCCAAGCATGAAGTCTGTAGCACGCTTTGCTGCATCACTGTCGGAGTCTGAACGGGAGAAGGGAACAAACCAGGCTGAGACTAAAGTTATCCCAATCTTCCCCTTCTGAACGACCTGCGTTTGAATCAGTCATCGGATCATTCATGCACAAATAATACTGAAGGTCTTTCGTTAATCACCTTATATTTCTCTCTGTATAATTTGACGGCCGCCGCATGGGCGAGTAGCTGATGGTGGGATACTGTGTAAGGCTCACTTGCTGAATCTCCAGCGCTGCATTTCCCCATCTCCCAGGGTGAGCACCTACCTGGCGCAAGCACACCCATTGCATAGCCCGCAACGCTCACGGCCCAGGGCTCATTGAATGTGATCCAGTGCTTCACTCGGTCCCCGAACTCCCTGAAGCAGACTTCAGCGTAATCCTTATAGTCGTTTCTGCACCAGCGGCGGTACAATTAAATTATCTTTGCATACTATTCTGCGGTCGTACAAACAACATTGGAGAGAGGAAAAAGAAGAGAATAAACAGTATCGCTAGTTCGATGGCTCTGTTGTAATATGGCTAGTTCGACGGCTCTGTTGCAACATCATGGGTACAGGAAATAGCATTGATTTCAAGTTAGCTTTTACATTGATTTCACGATGCTTTTTTAGCACTTACATGATATTAGGGTTAAGAAACCCTCCGTATTTATCTTCTAATGCCTGAGGTGAATCCCAGTGAAAAAGGGTCACAAATGGCTGCACCCCTGCAAAATTATAACCATTTCTGATCTTAAGAATCATCCGGTGAAATAGAGAACAAATAGTATGA is a window of Triticum dicoccoides isolate Atlit2015 ecotype Zavitan chromosome 2B, WEW_v2.0, whole genome shotgun sequence DNA encoding:
- the LOC119367938 gene encoding beta-glucosidase 12-like; its protein translation is MEGGRGPSIWDNFTHQNPAKIVDGSNGDVAVDSYHLYKEDVRLMKDMGMDAYRFSISWTRILPDGTLRGGVNREGVEYYNNLINELLSRGVQPFVTLFHWDSPQALEDKYGGFLNPNIINDYKDYAEVCFREFGDRVKHWITFNEPWAVSVAGYAMGVLAPGRCSPWEMGKCSAGDSASEPYTVSHHQLLAHAAAVKLYREKYKVVQKGKIGITLVSAWFVPFSRSDSDSDAAKRATDFMLGWFMDPLTRGDYPLSMRRLVRDRLPRFTKQQSKLVKGAFDFIGINYYTANYADNLPPSNGLKSYNTDARANLTGFRNGTPIGLQTGLPWLYVYPQGLRDLMLYVKEKYGNPTIYITENGLGETTTNTSLPLAEALKDDARIEYHHMHLVALLSAIRDGANVKGYFAWSLLDNFEWATGYTVRFGLHYVDYGDGRKRYPKRSAGWFKRFLK